One part of the Vicia villosa cultivar HV-30 ecotype Madison, WI linkage group LG6, Vvil1.0, whole genome shotgun sequence genome encodes these proteins:
- the LOC131608758 gene encoding pentatricopeptide repeat-containing protein At4g19890: MILRTHAIPRRFTSLFIFHTQSLRYLSSSTQLTSSDSDVAPSIQSQSIVQRVCSLVRESYNEHTHVRVSPPRLNLGVDPDCLTHEQAVTVVASLAGDCGSMVALGFFYWAIGYPKFRYFMRLYVVCASSLIGNRNLEKGNEVMRCMVESFAEVGRLKEAVEMVIEMHNQGLVPNTRTLNWIIKVTSEFGLVEYAELLFEEMCVRGVQPDSVSYRVMVVMYCKIGDVLEADRWLSAMLERGFVVDNATFTLIISRFCEKGYGTRALWYFRRLVDMGLEPNLINYTSMIEGLCKRGSIKQAFEMLEEMVGKGWKPNVYTHTSLIDGLCKKGWTEKAFRLFLKLVRSENHKPNVLTYTAMISGYCRDEKLNRAEMLLSRMKEQGLVPNTNTYTALIDGHCKAGNFDRAYDLMNLMSSEGFSPNVCTYNAIVDGLCKRGRVQEAYKMLEDGFHNGLKPDKVTYSILMSEHCKQGNIKEALVLFNKMVKSGIQPDIHSYTTLIAVFCRENRMKESEMCFEEAVRIGVIPTNKTYTSMICGYCREGNLTLAMKFFRRMSDHGCVPDSITYGAIISGLCKQSKLDEARGLYDSMIEKGLTPCEVTRVTLAYEYCKEDDCLSAMVILERLEKKHWIRTANTLVRKLCSEKKVGMAALFFNKLLDMDVHVNRVSLAAFMTACYESNNYALVSDLSARIHKENRLEIKATR; the protein is encoded by the coding sequence ATGATTCTCAGAACTCATGCCATTCCACGTAGATTCACCTCACTCTTCATCTTCCACACACAATCACTACGCTATTTATCTTCATCAACACAATTaacttcttctgattctgatgtggctCCATCAATACAATCACAATCTATAGTCCAAAGGGTGTGTTCATTGGTTCGCGAATCATACAATGAACACACCCATGTACGAGTTTCACCTCCAAGACTCAATCTTGGGGTTGATCCTGATTGTTTAACCCACGAACAAGCTGTTACTGTTGTTGCTTCACTTGCAGGTGATTGTGGTTCAATGGTGGCTCTTGGGTTCTTTTATTGGGCAATTGGGTATCCAAAGTTTCGATATTTTATGAGATTGTATGTAGTTTGTGCGAGTTCGTTGATTGGGAATAGGAATTTGGAGAAAGGGAATGAAGTTATGAGGTGTATGGTGGAGAGTTTTGCTGAGGTTGGGAGGTTGAAGGAGGCTGTGGAGATGGTTATTGAAATGCATAACCAGGGTTTGGTTCCGAATACTCGGACTTTGAATTGGATTATCAAGGTGACGAGTGAGTTTGGTTTGGTTGAGTATGCAGAGTTGCTGTTTGAGGAAATGTGTGTGAGAGGGGTGCAACCGGATTCTGTTAGCTATAGGGTGATGGTTGTTATGTATTGTAAGATTGGTGATGTTTTGGAGGCGGATAGGTGGTTGAGTGCGATGCTCGAGAGGGGTTTTGTCGTTGATAATGCAACGTTTACGTTAATTATTAGTAGATTCTGTGAAAAGGGTTATGGGACAAGAGCGTTGTGGTATTTTCGTAGGTTAGTTGATATGGGTTTGGAGCCGAATTTGATTAATTACACGTCTATGATTGAAGGTTTGTGCAAAAGGGGTAGCATTAAGCAAGCGTTTGAAATGTTGGAGGAGATGGTTGGGAAAGGTTGGAAACCTAATGTGTATACGCATACGTCGTTGATTGACGGTCTTTGTAAGAAAGGATGGACCGAGAAAGCGTTTAGATTGTTTCTTAAGCTTGTTCGAAGCGAAAATCACAAGCCAAATGTGCTTACGTATACTGCCATGATAAGTGGGTATTGTAGAGATGAGAAACTAAACCGGGCAGAGATGCTACTGAGTCGAATGAAGGAGCAGGGGTTAGTCCCGAACACGAACACATACACGGCGCTCATTGACGGGCATTGCAAAGCCGGAAATTTTGATAGAGCGTACGATTTGATGAATCTAATGAGTAGTGAAGGTTTCAGTCCTAATGTGTGTACATATAATGCAATTGTTGATGGTCTTTGTAAAAGGGGAAGGGTACAGGAGGCTTACAAAATGCTCGAGGATGGCTTTCATAATGGGTTGAAACCCGATAAAGTCACCTATAGTATTCTCATGTCTGAGCATTGCAAACAGGGAAATATCAAGGAAGCATTGGTGTTATTCAATAAGATGGTAAAAAGTGGTATTCAACCGGATATTCATTCATACACAACATTGATTGCGGTCTTCTGTAGGGAAAATCGTATGAAAGAAAGTGAGATGTGTTTCGAGGAAGCTGTGAGAATCGGAGTTATTCCTACAAACAAAACTTATACATCTATGATATGTGGTTATTGCAGAGAAGGAAATTTGACCTTGGCGATGAAGTTTTTCCGTAGGATGAGTGACCATGGTTGTGTTCCAGATTCTATTACATACGGTGCTATTATAAGTGGGCTATGCAAGCAGTCAAAACTCGACGAGGCTCGGGGTTTGTATGACTCTATGATAGAAAAGGGACTTACCCCGTGTGAAGTTACTAGGGTAACTTTGGCTTACGAATATTGTAAGGAAGATGATTGTTTATCTGCTATGGTTATTCTAGAAAGGCTGGAAAAGAAGCATTGGATTCGGACAGCTAATACCTTGGTCAGAAAGCTATGTAGTGAGAAAAAAGTAGGCATGGCTGCGCTGTTCTTTAATAAGTTACTAGACATGGATGTTCATGTTAATCGTGTATCGTTAGCAGCATTTATGACTGCGTGCTATGAAAGCAATAATTATGCTCTTGTTTCAGATTTGTCTGCAAGGATACACAAGGAAAATCGTTTGGAAATCAAAGCCACGAGATAA